A region from the Mycolicibacterium litorale genome encodes:
- a CDS encoding zinc-binding dehydrogenase — MFKGRIARFDAPGQPFEIETVELGDVGPGEILVKVTRTNICGSDLHAWHGTFATRGLGGQLPTVLGHEMVGAVAALGDGVTADSNGSPLAEGTRVVFPYFFSCHRCRNCLLGRRNACLNLAMAMLGRADEPPYFVGGYGDYYLLPAGAVVYTVPDAVSDEIASGANCALSQVMYGLERVDQQLGEVVVVQGAGALGLYAVAVAKARGAATVIAIDGVPERLELATAFGADAVVDITAATTVKDRAKLVRELTGGHGADVVVEVVGHPSAIDEGLKLLGQFGRYVEIGNINIGKTFDFDPSRFVFGNKAMVGVSLYDPAVLSRALTFLEQHQDHLPLDRLAAAHYPLDHINEAFAAADGKRDVRASIIP, encoded by the coding sequence GTGTTCAAGGGACGGATCGCGCGGTTCGACGCGCCCGGACAACCGTTCGAGATCGAGACCGTCGAACTGGGCGACGTGGGCCCCGGCGAGATCCTCGTCAAAGTGACCAGGACCAACATCTGCGGATCCGATCTGCACGCCTGGCACGGCACCTTCGCCACCCGCGGGCTCGGTGGGCAACTGCCCACCGTCCTCGGTCACGAGATGGTCGGCGCCGTCGCGGCACTCGGGGATGGCGTCACCGCCGACTCCAACGGTTCGCCGCTGGCCGAAGGCACCCGCGTGGTGTTCCCCTACTTCTTCTCCTGCCACCGCTGCCGCAACTGTCTGCTGGGCCGGCGCAACGCCTGCCTGAACCTGGCGATGGCGATGCTGGGCCGCGCCGACGAACCCCCCTACTTCGTCGGCGGCTACGGCGACTACTACCTGCTGCCTGCCGGCGCGGTGGTGTACACGGTGCCCGACGCCGTCTCCGACGAGATCGCCTCGGGTGCGAACTGCGCACTGTCGCAGGTGATGTACGGGCTCGAGCGGGTCGATCAGCAGCTGGGCGAGGTGGTGGTGGTCCAGGGTGCGGGCGCGCTGGGCCTGTACGCGGTGGCCGTCGCCAAGGCACGCGGCGCGGCCACGGTCATCGCGATCGACGGGGTGCCGGAGCGCCTGGAACTGGCGACGGCCTTCGGCGCCGACGCCGTCGTCGACATCACCGCGGCGACCACCGTCAAGGACCGCGCGAAGCTCGTGCGCGAGCTGACCGGAGGCCACGGCGCCGACGTGGTGGTCGAAGTCGTCGGCCATCCCTCGGCCATCGACGAAGGGCTCAAACTGCTCGGCCAGTTCGGCCGCTACGTCGAGATCGGCAACATCAACATCGGCAAGACGTTCGACTTCGACCCGTCACGCTTCGTCTTCGGTAACAAGGCGATGGTCGGGGTGTCGCTGTACGACCCGGCCGTCCTGTCCCGGGCGCTGACCTTCCTCGAGCAGCACCAGGACCATCTGCCGCTCGACCGGCTCGCCGCGGCGCACTACCCCCTCGACCACATCAACGAGGCGTTCGCCGCCGCCGACGGTAAGCGCGACGTCCGCGCGAGCATCATCCCCTGA